The Fundidesulfovibrio magnetotacticus genome has a window encoding:
- the argJ gene encoding bifunctional glutamate N-acetyltransferase/amino-acid acetyltransferase ArgJ, whose protein sequence is MMESIVPVPAGFSFAAHASGMRYQGRDDLALIVSDRPAVGAGVFTKNLFQAAPVTVARENIKNSQSIRAFLVNAGQANACTGDEGLANCRATLEMMAERLGIEPGEILPASTGVIGPQLKMDLWRAEAPALAAGLGKAAPLDAAKAIMTTDAFPKMAWGFVETPSGTVRLLGMAKGAGMICPNMATMLGFVLCDADVEKARWQAMLAAAVDASFNAVTVDGDTSTNDCVLAMANGASGVAVREDDELSALAAALNELCQALAYMIVEDAEGGTKIVRVHVTGAQDHMEAEACARAVGHSPLVKTAMFGRDANWGRIVAAVGRSGAEFDPAKVSVAIGGIPVFQNGQPVPGDLDSLLAPHMRRAEIAIDIDLGAGEGEYLLLASDLGFDYVKCNASYRS, encoded by the coding sequence CTGATGGAATCGATCGTCCCCGTCCCCGCGGGATTCTCCTTCGCCGCCCACGCCTCGGGCATGCGCTACCAGGGCCGCGACGACCTGGCCCTCATCGTCTCCGACAGGCCCGCCGTGGGCGCGGGCGTGTTCACCAAGAACCTCTTCCAGGCCGCGCCCGTCACCGTGGCGCGTGAGAACATCAAGAACTCCCAGAGCATCCGCGCCTTCCTGGTGAACGCCGGACAGGCCAACGCCTGCACCGGCGACGAGGGCCTGGCCAACTGCCGCGCCACCCTGGAGATGATGGCCGAGCGCCTGGGCATCGAGCCCGGGGAGATCCTGCCCGCCTCCACGGGAGTGATCGGCCCCCAGCTCAAGATGGACCTCTGGCGCGCCGAGGCCCCCGCCCTGGCCGCCGGTCTGGGCAAGGCCGCGCCCCTGGACGCCGCCAAGGCCATCATGACCACCGACGCCTTCCCCAAGATGGCCTGGGGCTTCGTGGAGACCCCCTCGGGCACCGTGCGCCTGCTGGGCATGGCCAAGGGCGCGGGCATGATCTGCCCCAACATGGCCACCATGCTGGGCTTCGTGCTCTGCGACGCCGACGTGGAGAAGGCCCGCTGGCAGGCCATGCTGGCCGCCGCCGTGGACGCGAGCTTCAACGCCGTCACCGTGGACGGCGACACCTCCACCAACGACTGCGTGCTGGCCATGGCCAACGGCGCGTCGGGCGTGGCCGTGCGCGAGGACGACGAACTCTCCGCCCTGGCCGCCGCGCTCAACGAGCTCTGCCAGGCCCTGGCCTACATGATCGTGGAGGACGCCGAGGGCGGCACCAAGATCGTCCGCGTGCACGTGACGGGCGCGCAGGACCACATGGAGGCCGAGGCCTGCGCGCGCGCCGTGGGGCATTCGCCCCTGGTGAAGACGGCCATGTTCGGGCGCGACGCCAACTGGGGCCGCATCGTGGCCGCCGTGGGCCGCTCCGGGGCCGAATTCGACCCCGCGAAGGTGAGCGTGGCCATCGGGGGCATCCCCGTGTTCCAGAACGGCCAGCCCGTGCCCGGCGACCTGGACAGCCTGCTGGCCCCGCACATGCGCCGCGCCGAGATCGCCATCGACATCGACCTGGGCGCGGGCGAGGGCGAATACCTCCTGCTGGCCTCGGACCTGGGCTTCGACTACGTGAAGTGCAACGCCTCCTACCGCAGCTGA
- a CDS encoding FAD-dependent oxidoreductase: protein MSEHVVIIGAVALGPKAACRYKRLRPDARVTLIDRDAIVSYGGCGIPYYISGDVSDLRELRTTSFKLVRDEKFFQECKDIEVLTRTEALSIDRQGKTVRLRDLESGAERDLAYDKLVLATGARPRRLGIPGEDLPGVHAVANLRDARDIRDRVSAGKAGKAVVVGSGFIGLEVAEALADMWGLEVAVVEIMDHVLPRNVSPALARMAQAHLAEKGVELRFGEKVLALEGEGRVERVVTDKGVLEADLVVLAAGVVPNGELARAAGLEVSPRGGVLVGETLRTSDPDIFAGGDCVEIHHLVTGKTFNLPLGSMANRQGRVIGSNLAGAKAVFPGAVGSFAVKVFDRFLCGAGLTPEQARQEGFDALAALVIQFDRAHFFPGKELMTLEVTVDRATHKVLGIQGFGPSGDALAGRVGAVAALMQKGCTAEDLSILEYPYSPPFSSAMDIVNTAGTVAENLLAGMNRGISSEEFTRRLRAQDPSCFFLDCREPDNAAPYLAAHPGQWHNIPQGQLRERLDEIPRDRTVVLVCNTGIRSYEGQITLEQAGFRDVLNVHGGMAGLKQSGLDPK from the coding sequence ATGAGCGAACATGTTGTGATCATCGGCGCGGTGGCGCTCGGCCCCAAGGCCGCCTGCCGCTACAAGCGCCTGCGCCCCGACGCCCGCGTCACCCTTATCGACCGCGACGCCATCGTCTCCTACGGCGGGTGCGGCATCCCCTATTACATCTCCGGCGACGTCTCCGACCTGCGCGAGCTGCGCACCACCAGCTTCAAGCTCGTGCGGGACGAAAAATTCTTCCAGGAATGCAAGGACATCGAGGTGCTCACCCGCACCGAGGCCCTCTCCATCGACCGCCAGGGCAAGACCGTGCGCCTGCGCGACCTGGAATCCGGGGCCGAGCGCGACCTGGCCTATGACAAGCTCGTGCTGGCCACCGGGGCCAGACCCCGCCGCCTGGGCATCCCGGGGGAGGACCTCCCCGGCGTGCACGCCGTGGCCAACCTGCGCGACGCCCGCGACATCCGCGACCGCGTGAGCGCCGGCAAGGCGGGCAAGGCCGTGGTGGTGGGCTCGGGCTTCATCGGGCTGGAGGTGGCCGAGGCCCTGGCCGACATGTGGGGCCTGGAGGTGGCCGTGGTGGAGATCATGGACCACGTGCTGCCGCGCAACGTGAGCCCCGCGCTGGCGCGGATGGCCCAGGCCCATCTGGCGGAGAAGGGCGTGGAGCTGCGCTTCGGCGAGAAGGTGCTGGCCCTGGAGGGCGAGGGCCGTGTGGAGCGCGTGGTCACGGACAAGGGCGTGCTGGAGGCCGACCTGGTGGTGCTGGCCGCCGGGGTGGTTCCAAACGGCGAGCTGGCCCGGGCCGCCGGGCTGGAGGTCTCCCCGCGCGGCGGCGTGCTCGTGGGCGAGACCCTGCGCACCTCGGACCCGGACATCTTCGCCGGGGGCGACTGCGTGGAGATCCACCATCTCGTCACGGGCAAGACCTTCAACCTGCCCCTGGGCTCCATGGCCAACCGCCAGGGCCGTGTGATCGGCAGCAACCTGGCCGGGGCCAAGGCCGTGTTCCCCGGGGCCGTGGGCTCCTTCGCGGTGAAGGTGTTCGACCGCTTCCTGTGCGGCGCGGGGCTCACGCCCGAGCAGGCCCGCCAGGAGGGCTTCGACGCCCTGGCCGCCCTGGTGATCCAGTTCGACCGGGCGCACTTCTTCCCCGGCAAGGAGCTCATGACCCTGGAAGTGACCGTGGACCGCGCCACCCACAAGGTGCTGGGCATCCAGGGCTTCGGCCCTTCGGGGGACGCCCTGGCCGGGCGCGTGGGGGCCGTTGCGGCGCTCATGCAGAAGGGCTGCACGGCGGAGGACCTCTCCATCCTGGAGTATCCCTATTCGCCGCCCTTCTCCTCGGCCATGGACATCGTGAACACCGCGGGCACGGTGGCCGAGAACCTGCTGGCGGGCATGAACCGGGGCATCTCCTCGGAGGAGTTCACGCGCCGTCTGCGGGCCCAGGACCCCTCCTGCTTCTTCCTGGACTGCCGCGAGCCCGACAACGCCGCCCCCTACCTGGCGGCCCATCCGGGCCAGTGGCACAACATCCCCCAGGGCCAGTTGCGCGAGCGCCTGGACGAGATCCCGCGCGACCGCACGGTGGTGCTGGTGTGCAACACGGGCATCCGCTCCTACGAGGGGCAGATCACCCTGGAGCAGGCCGGGTTTCGCGACGTGCTCAACGTGCACGGCGGCATGGCGGGCCTCAAGCAGAGCGGGTTGGACCCCAAGTAG
- a CDS encoding response regulator has product MSARVMIVEDEVIAAMATEKMLRKLGYEVCGNVTSGEEALALSEALCPDIVIMDIRLDGQLDGIDTSLKIKELCEAEVVFVSAYCDDKTRSRAQAANPRAFVSKPLDIYQLKSILGDSPVACH; this is encoded by the coding sequence ATGTCCGCCAGAGTCATGATCGTTGAAGACGAAGTCATCGCCGCCATGGCCACCGAAAAGATGCTGCGCAAGCTGGGCTACGAGGTGTGCGGCAACGTCACCTCCGGCGAGGAGGCCCTGGCGCTCTCCGAGGCCCTCTGCCCGGACATCGTGATCATGGACATCCGCCTCGACGGCCAGCTCGACGGCATCGACACGTCGCTCAAGATCAAGGAGCTCTGCGAGGCGGAAGTGGTCTTCGTGAGCGCCTACTGCGACGACAAGACCCGGTCCCGCGCCCAAGCCGCCAATCCTCGCGCCTTCGTGAGCAAACCCCTCGACATCTACCAGCTCAAGAGCATTCTGGGAGACTCGCCGGTCGCCTGCCACTAG
- a CDS encoding sensor histidine kinase, producing the protein METQGLSRIIQGSVLRRTLAPALAGLAFLAVFLLDQQKEAVEARNGQFAHTMAVYVDKHLDEAYRALERLAPEVGQSQGQGRSLRELMGMLPFFNRLMLLDARRTVLDVWPAGGRGQEYPVRLAEQERGRLLLSRPIPSSRGGDISVVVAVRMAGGGVLAAEVDLRALASHMTELSVAMGGDVIVCDGYGNLVCHPDVAQVARQGNMGDSPLFLAMKRGGRSLVYEEDGVFYVGSGAHVPEMGWMVFVRTQAVRALAPAALPVSVGAAAMAAALVGIMLSLRGRLTKHVARPLADVAGRLDVLEPGEVYRAGEAPAFRELGRFEQALQEMTGRIAQGEERLRASLAEKEVLLREIHHRVKNNLQIISSLLYLQSEHIDDPKTLDAFLSSRERIACMALVHEALYRSENLDDVWFGEYARQLVSRLMSSLCARPDVHYTVEADDVRLSIAQAVPLGLILNELVTNAMKHAFPGGRGGSLNLRVRQVDTTVMLHIDDDGVGIPEGFDPETTSTLGMQLVVQLTRQLRGELIVGKGRKGASFSITFPIKGTNCHVRQSHDR; encoded by the coding sequence GTGGAGACCCAGGGCCTTTCGCGCATCATCCAGGGCAGCGTGCTGCGGCGCACCCTGGCGCCCGCGCTTGCGGGGCTCGCGTTCCTGGCGGTGTTTCTTCTCGACCAGCAGAAGGAGGCCGTGGAGGCGCGCAACGGCCAGTTCGCGCACACCATGGCCGTGTACGTGGACAAGCACCTGGACGAGGCCTACCGCGCCCTGGAGCGTCTGGCCCCCGAGGTGGGACAAAGCCAGGGCCAGGGCCGCTCTCTGCGCGAGCTCATGGGTATGCTGCCCTTCTTCAACCGCCTGATGCTCCTGGACGCGCGGCGCACGGTACTGGACGTCTGGCCCGCGGGCGGGCGCGGCCAGGAATACCCCGTGCGTCTTGCCGAGCAGGAACGCGGCCGGCTGCTCCTTTCGCGGCCCATCCCCTCCAGCCGGGGCGGCGACATCTCGGTGGTGGTGGCCGTGCGCATGGCGGGCGGCGGCGTCCTGGCCGCCGAGGTGGACCTGCGAGCCCTCGCCAGCCACATGACCGAATTGTCCGTGGCCATGGGCGGCGACGTGATCGTCTGCGACGGCTACGGCAATCTGGTCTGCCATCCCGACGTGGCGCAGGTGGCGCGCCAGGGCAACATGGGCGATTCGCCGCTCTTTCTGGCCATGAAGCGCGGGGGCCGCTCTCTGGTGTACGAGGAAGACGGGGTGTTCTACGTGGGGTCCGGGGCTCACGTGCCCGAGATGGGCTGGATGGTCTTCGTGCGTACCCAGGCGGTCAGGGCCTTGGCCCCGGCGGCGCTGCCGGTGTCGGTGGGCGCGGCGGCCATGGCGGCGGCCCTGGTGGGCATCATGCTCTCCCTGCGAGGGCGGCTCACCAAGCACGTGGCGCGGCCCCTGGCGGATGTCGCCGGACGGCTCGACGTCCTGGAGCCGGGAGAGGTCTACCGGGCGGGCGAGGCCCCGGCCTTCCGGGAGCTGGGCCGCTTCGAGCAGGCCCTCCAGGAGATGACGGGCCGCATCGCCCAGGGCGAGGAGCGCCTGCGCGCCTCGCTGGCCGAGAAGGAGGTGCTCCTGCGCGAAATCCACCACCGCGTGAAGAACAACCTCCAGATCATCTCCAGCCTGCTCTACCTCCAGAGCGAGCACATCGACGACCCCAAGACCCTGGATGCCTTCCTCTCCAGCCGCGAGCGCATCGCCTGCATGGCTCTGGTGCACGAGGCCCTCTACCGCTCGGAGAACCTGGACGACGTCTGGTTCGGGGAGTACGCGCGACAGCTGGTCTCGCGTCTCATGAGCTCGCTGTGCGCGAGGCCGGACGTGCACTACACGGTGGAAGCGGACGACGTGCGCCTGAGCATCGCCCAGGCGGTGCCCCTGGGGCTCATCCTCAACGAACTGGTGACCAACGCCATGAAGCACGCCTTTCCCGGCGGTCGGGGCGGCTCGCTGAACCTCCGGGTGCGCCAGGTTGACACGACTGTAATGCTGCATATAGACGATGACGGGGTTGGTATCCCCGAGGGGTTCGACCCTGAGACAACGTCCACCTTGGGCATGCAGCTGGTCGTTCAGCTCACCCGGCAGCTGCGGGGCGAATTGATCGTCGGAAAGGGCCGTAAGGGAGCGTCGTTCAGCATCACCTTTCCAATCAAGGGGACGAACTGCCATGTCCGCCAGAGTCATGATCGTTGA
- a CDS encoding ABC transporter substrate-binding protein, whose amino-acid sequence MIFRATCLAVLALVAICGCLGSQEIVVGFSGQLTGVSSDLGVQGRNGAQLAVEEVNAAGGVAGKKLRLVAADDGYTPESALAADRELLDAGAVAIVGHMTSAQTMAVLPMLAGREVSLVSPTTATPELAGLKDNFYRVIPESGRWASALADHAARRLRVGGVFVAGDADNAAYTRTFNEAFTAHFQAAGGEVKGREEFSSRAGPDWTALASRVKASGAEAVLLSASARDVAAFAQAASLAGGKPLILCPAWPYTREILLAGGASVDGILFATSYTEDNPTPEFEQFRARYEARFGWPPNFAAAFSHDAVRLLAEALRVTDGSRRGLGEALISLGRIAGVMGPFSLDASGDVDREVFIVTIREGRFVTVNGHGG is encoded by the coding sequence ATGATCTTTCGCGCGACGTGCCTGGCGGTCCTCGCGTTGGTCGCAATCTGCGGTTGCCTGGGCTCCCAGGAAATCGTGGTGGGCTTTTCCGGCCAGCTCACGGGGGTCTCCTCGGACCTGGGCGTGCAGGGACGCAACGGCGCGCAGCTTGCCGTGGAAGAGGTCAACGCCGCGGGCGGCGTGGCCGGAAAGAAGCTCCGGCTGGTGGCCGCCGACGACGGCTACACCCCCGAATCCGCCCTGGCCGCCGACCGCGAACTGCTCGACGCCGGGGCCGTGGCCATCGTGGGCCACATGACCAGCGCCCAGACCATGGCCGTCCTGCCCATGCTGGCGGGCCGGGAGGTGTCGCTCGTCTCGCCCACCACGGCCACGCCCGAGCTTGCAGGGCTCAAGGACAACTTCTACCGCGTGATCCCCGAAAGCGGCCGCTGGGCCTCCGCCCTGGCGGACCACGCGGCGCGCCGCCTGCGCGTCGGGGGCGTGTTCGTGGCGGGCGATGCCGACAACGCCGCCTACACCCGCACCTTCAACGAGGCCTTCACGGCCCACTTCCAGGCTGCCGGGGGCGAGGTGAAAGGGCGCGAGGAGTTCTCCTCCCGGGCAGGCCCGGACTGGACGGCCCTGGCGAGCCGGGTGAAGGCCTCCGGGGCCGAGGCCGTGCTCCTGTCCGCCTCCGCGCGCGACGTGGCCGCCTTCGCCCAGGCGGCGTCCCTCGCTGGGGGCAAGCCTTTGATCCTCTGCCCGGCCTGGCCCTACACCCGGGAGATCCTCCTGGCCGGGGGGGCCAGCGTGGACGGCATCCTCTTCGCAACCAGCTACACCGAGGACAACCCCACCCCCGAGTTCGAGCAGTTCCGCGCCCGTTACGAGGCGCGCTTCGGCTGGCCCCCCAACTTCGCGGCGGCCTTCTCCCACGACGCCGTGCGCCTGCTGGCCGAGGCCCTGCGCGTCACGGACGGCTCGCGCAGGGGACTCGGGGAGGCCCTGATCTCCCTGGGCCGCATCGCGGGCGTCATGGGGCCGTTCAGCCTGGACGCCTCCGGCGACGTGGACCGCGAGGTGTTCATCGTCACCATCCGCGAGGGCCGCTTCGTGACAGTGAACGGGCACGGGGGCTAG
- a CDS encoding methyltransferase domain-containing protein → MSTINEGSYASIQFSLAWRSAEATHEERFLARKANLWRDIFPPGFKDLLMGLGAGEGVRASYAPGRGLPGREASRVVELPRRAFRGRSPSGRDITPRAGRFYPLGFFEGLPGVYPQDARPGRVLRADESLLRVDMGHPFAWRTLDVTAQVLEVRDKTSDTGGRISCWMEELCDGGPGLQARCEDGCPTDFADADAMTRLDPSDDALFHETPRLVNHVDSGAAQVLREAAMRRVRPGTRVLDLMAGWRTHLDPCAGIHVTGLGMNAQELAANPLLAERVVHDLNKSPLLPFPDASFDAVVCTLSIEYLIRPLEVVAECARVLAPGGELVIGFSDRWFPTKVPALWMDLHPFERLGWVLDLLLRDGRFEGLWTFSDRNRWRPADDPHIRQTFTGDPVFVAGGRRA, encoded by the coding sequence GTGTCCACGATCAACGAGGGTTCCTACGCATCCATCCAGTTTTCACTGGCCTGGCGCAGCGCCGAGGCCACCCACGAAGAACGGTTCCTGGCCCGCAAGGCCAATCTCTGGCGAGACATCTTTCCTCCCGGTTTCAAGGATCTTCTCATGGGGCTCGGCGCGGGCGAGGGCGTGCGAGCGTCGTACGCGCCGGGACGCGGCCTGCCGGGCCGCGAGGCCAGCCGCGTGGTGGAGCTGCCCCGCCGGGCCTTCCGAGGGCGTTCGCCCTCGGGCCGGGACATTACGCCCCGGGCGGGCCGGTTCTACCCTCTTGGTTTTTTCGAGGGGCTGCCCGGGGTCTACCCGCAGGACGCACGCCCGGGCCGGGTGCTCCGCGCGGACGAGTCCCTGCTGCGCGTGGACATGGGGCATCCTTTCGCGTGGCGCACCCTGGACGTGACGGCCCAGGTGCTTGAAGTGCGCGACAAGACCTCGGACACGGGGGGGCGGATCTCCTGCTGGATGGAGGAGCTTTGCGACGGCGGGCCGGGGCTTCAGGCGCGGTGCGAGGACGGCTGCCCCACGGACTTCGCGGACGCCGACGCCATGACCCGCCTTGACCCATCGGACGACGCGCTCTTCCACGAGACGCCCCGGTTGGTGAACCACGTCGATTCCGGGGCGGCCCAGGTGCTGCGCGAAGCCGCGATGCGCCGTGTGCGGCCCGGAACGCGCGTGCTGGACCTTATGGCCGGATGGCGCACGCACCTGGACCCTTGCGCGGGGATTCACGTGACGGGCCTGGGCATGAACGCGCAGGAGCTGGCGGCCAATCCGCTCCTTGCGGAGCGCGTGGTGCACGATCTCAACAAGAGCCCCCTGCTGCCCTTCCCGGACGCCTCGTTCGATGCGGTGGTGTGTACGTTGTCCATCGAGTACCTCATCCGGCCGCTGGAGGTGGTGGCCGAGTGCGCGCGGGTGCTGGCTCCCGGCGGCGAGCTGGTCATCGGCTTTTCCGACCGCTGGTTCCCCACGAAGGTTCCGGCGCTGTGGATGGACCTGCACCCCTTCGAGCGCCTGGGCTGGGTGCTGGACCTGCTGCTGCGCGACGGGCGTTTCGAGGGGCTGTGGACCTTCTCGGACCGCAACCGGTGGCGTCCGGCGGACGATCCGCACATCCGCCAGACGTTCACCGGCGACCCGGTGTTCGTCGCCGGGGGACGCAGGGCCTAG